In a genomic window of Brassica rapa cultivar Chiifu-401-42 chromosome A10, CAAS_Brap_v3.01, whole genome shotgun sequence:
- the LOC103844800 gene encoding transcription factor TRY — protein sequence MDNTDRRRRRKQHKVTLHDSEEVSSIEWEFINMTEQEEDLIFRMHRLVGDRWDLIAGRVPGRQPEEIERYWIMRNSDGFAEKRRQLHHSSSHKSTKPHRPRFSIYPS from the exons ATGGATAACACTGACCGTCGTCGCCGTCGTAAGCAACACAAAGTCACTCTCCATGACTCTGAAG AAGTGAGCAGTATTGAATGGGAGTTTATCAATATgacagaacaagaagaagatctCATCTTTCGAATGCATAGACTTGTCGGTGATAG gtGGGATTTAATAGCAGGACGAGTGCCAGGAAGACAACCagaagagatagagagataCTGGATAATGAGAAACAGTGATGGGTTTGCTGAGAAACGACGCCAACTTCATCACTCCTCTTCTCACAAAAGTACCAAACCTCATCGTCCACGTTTTTCTATTTATCCTTCTTAG